The Deltaproteobacteria bacterium genome contains a region encoding:
- a CDS encoding ABC transporter ATP-binding protein: MQQNSIGIKVLNIKKKLGINQALNGISTNFEEGLLHGVIGPEGAGKTTLLRTLLGLLKPDQGEIQFTNRGDLIQYKDIRSSVAYMPQQQSLYADLSISEHLDFFCDLYQIPSAIYQKRREDLLHITRLDKFIDRPAGKLSGGMYKKLGLMCALLQSPSAILLDEPTNGVDPISRREFWDLLYRLSKEKILIIFATAYMDEAERCDRVHVLSSGSLIAEGTPRGILEQENVKNYDALFLKKTAEGLL; this comes from the coding sequence ATGCAACAGAACAGCATTGGAATCAAAGTTCTGAATATCAAAAAAAAACTCGGCATTAACCAGGCCCTCAATGGAATTTCCACAAATTTTGAAGAAGGACTTTTACATGGCGTCATTGGTCCAGAAGGTGCTGGAAAAACAACGCTCCTAAGAACTCTGCTCGGCCTCCTAAAACCAGACCAAGGGGAAATTCAATTCACAAATCGCGGTGATTTAATTCAGTACAAAGATATTCGTTCGTCAGTTGCCTATATGCCACAACAGCAAAGTCTTTACGCTGACCTTTCAATCTCTGAACATCTTGATTTTTTCTGTGACCTCTATCAAATTCCAAGTGCCATTTATCAAAAACGTCGAGAAGATCTTTTACACATTACTCGCCTTGACAAGTTTATTGACCGACCGGCAGGAAAGCTATCCGGCGGGATGTATAAAAAACTTGGTCTGATGTGTGCATTACTTCAATCGCCCTCGGCAATTTTATTGGATGAACCCACAAATGGGGTCGACCCAATAAGTCGACGAGAATTCTGGGACTTACTTTATCGCCTTTCAAAAGAAAAAATACTCATCATTTTTGCCACAGCCTATATGGACGAAGCTGAACGCTGTGATCGCGTCCATGTTTTATCGTCGGGTTCTCTCATCGCGGAAGGAACTCCACGCGGTATTCTAGAGCAAGAAAATGTTAAAAACTACGACGCCCTTTTTTTAAAAAAGACCGCTGAAGGCCTATTGTGA
- a CDS encoding ABC transporter ATP-binding protein produces the protein MSTVSVDVSELTVKFGDFIAVNNISFSVGTGEIFGFLGANGAGKTTTIRVLCGLLVPTSGRVQISDVSSNEGSEAMKSKVGYMSQKFTLYNDLTVDENFAFTASLRKLTSLTLKKRKDELLEFINFSKPTNTLVRDLPGGIKQQVSLAASILHDPEIIFLDEPTAGVTPAARARFWALIRKLSGNGKTVFVTTHYMDEAEQCGRIALMRAGEIIALDSPENLKKNTFPDSLFELDPKGDLPEDILKLIQTHEAIGSIDSYGMRYHLTIRDPLKWESLRGDLSTSFAIREIQPSLEDVFIRLVEGAAR, from the coding sequence CTGAGTACGGTTTCGGTCGATGTATCAGAACTCACTGTAAAATTTGGCGACTTTATTGCTGTTAACAACATTTCTTTTTCTGTGGGCACGGGAGAAATCTTTGGGTTTTTAGGGGCTAATGGCGCCGGAAAGACAACAACTATTCGCGTTTTATGTGGCCTCTTGGTCCCAACCTCCGGCCGGGTTCAAATCTCCGATGTCAGTTCTAATGAAGGCAGTGAGGCGATGAAATCCAAAGTCGGCTATATGTCGCAAAAATTTACGCTCTACAATGATTTAACTGTCGACGAAAATTTCGCATTTACAGCGAGCCTCAGAAAGCTAACCAGTTTAACCCTAAAGAAACGTAAAGACGAACTCCTTGAATTTATCAATTTTTCTAAGCCCACAAACACATTAGTTCGAGATCTTCCAGGTGGAATCAAACAACAGGTCTCACTGGCAGCTTCCATTTTGCATGATCCTGAAATTATATTTCTCGACGAGCCTACAGCCGGCGTAACACCAGCTGCAAGAGCACGGTTCTGGGCGCTTATTCGAAAGCTCTCTGGTAACGGAAAAACCGTTTTTGTAACGACTCACTATATGGATGAGGCTGAGCAATGCGGACGGATCGCTCTTATGCGAGCTGGTGAAATCATCGCTCTTGATAGTCCAGAGAATCTTAAGAAGAATACCTTTCCTGATTCACTCTTCGAACTCGATCCCAAAGGCGATCTTCCTGAGGACATTTTGAAGCTCATTCAGACCCATGAGGCCATTGGTTCTATTGATAGCTATGGGATGCGGTATCACTTAACAATCCGTGACCCTTTAAAATGGGAAAGCCTTCGTGGGGACCTTTCGACCTCATTCGCAATTCGGGAAATTCAACCATCACTCGAAGATGTTTTCATTCGCTTGGTTGAAGGAGCTGCGAGATGA
- a CDS encoding ABC transporter permease: MIFEFSLRRALSIAKKEKFHILRDPFTLTMATILPVLLVLIFGLAIEFNVKDIGLTVHDSDRTFSSRKLVEVFSSSQYFKINQNQSSTENAIKNLDSDRSKAILIIEPQFEHSLLSDGTAKVQFFLDGADNSTAGVILGYLGGIQQAATLKLTGQEGQPFLQLKTRYLFNPELSSPWFVVPGLAVVVIAILSILLTALTVAREWENGSMELLLSTPVQPLEIIIGKLIPYTIIGLAAVLLVVIVAIFGFGIPFAGNFFLFGLGSFIFLIACLAQGMLISVLIRTQQLSMQVAMITGLLPSLLLSGFIFPLESMPTVFQNFTSILPSKWFMIISRGIFLKGADLIDLKIPFVGLFVLSSILIVTATKKFKKDLEP, translated from the coding sequence ATGATTTTTGAGTTCAGCTTAAGAAGAGCCCTTTCAATAGCGAAAAAAGAGAAATTTCACATACTGAGAGACCCATTTACACTCACGATGGCAACAATCCTTCCTGTTCTTTTAGTCCTTATTTTTGGATTGGCTATTGAGTTTAATGTTAAAGATATCGGACTGACTGTTCATGATTCAGACCGCACATTTTCATCCCGAAAGCTCGTCGAGGTTTTCTCAAGCTCGCAATATTTTAAAATAAATCAAAATCAAAGTTCTACAGAGAATGCCATAAAGAATCTTGATTCTGATCGTTCAAAAGCTATTTTAATCATTGAACCCCAATTCGAACACAGCCTTCTTTCTGACGGAACTGCAAAAGTACAATTTTTTTTGGACGGCGCTGACAATTCGACTGCTGGGGTTATTCTTGGGTATCTCGGAGGGATTCAACAAGCAGCAACCCTAAAGCTTACGGGTCAGGAAGGCCAACCATTCTTACAATTAAAAACTCGGTATCTTTTTAATCCTGAGCTCAGCAGTCCGTGGTTTGTCGTTCCAGGCCTAGCTGTCGTTGTTATAGCTATTCTTTCAATTCTATTAACCGCTCTAACTGTTGCCAGAGAGTGGGAAAATGGATCAATGGAACTTTTACTTTCAACTCCCGTTCAACCACTTGAGATAATCATAGGCAAACTTATACCATACACAATCATAGGTTTGGCTGCTGTATTACTTGTCGTGATTGTCGCAATCTTTGGATTTGGCATTCCTTTCGCTGGGAATTTTTTTCTATTTGGACTTGGAAGTTTTATTTTTCTTATCGCCTGTTTAGCCCAAGGTATGTTGATTTCAGTTTTAATCCGCACACAACAGCTTTCAATGCAGGTTGCAATGATTACGGGTCTACTTCCATCGCTCCTACTTTCCGGATTTATTTTTCCATTAGAAAGCATGCCCACAGTATTTCAGAACTTTACATCAATTTTGCCATCAAAATGGTTTATGATAATTAGTCGGGGAATATTTTTGAAAGGCGCTGACCTGATCGATCTTAAAATTCCATTTGTTGGTTTATTTGTTTTGAGTTCGATTCTCATTGTCACGGCCACTAAAAAATTCAAAAAGGATCTGGAACCATGA
- a CDS encoding ABC transporter permease: MNRSTFATVIGFLKKEFSQVLRDSRMRIILLVLPVLQMAVFGLAISTEVKNIKLGTIYNPNDTILRRIEERSFSSKWFIPAIGRGTSNDANADPLEQIRSGRADVVLISPPGGLTKDIERGERNVQLLIDASNVIRAQSIERYMQSIINEVLRDEFQLTVTSPVIFDVRILYNPSLESAIFMVPGTLAMILCIVTILLTSMSIAREKEMGTFEMIISAPVKTWEVLLGKTIPFIIIGMINAASIFMFAILVFKVPMKGFYWHLAIATFSFIVTTVSIGTLISTFAKNQQQAMMGGFIFLLLSNLLAGIMFPIDNMPVFMKVAAYMNPMTYFVRLVRNIMLKGGSPELIWSYIGILVLMAVLTAIVSYKRFHHTLD, translated from the coding sequence ATGAACCGTTCAACCTTTGCAACTGTAATTGGTTTTTTAAAAAAAGAATTTTCTCAAGTGTTACGTGACTCGCGGATGCGCATAATTCTTCTTGTTCTTCCCGTATTGCAAATGGCGGTATTTGGCCTTGCAATTTCTACGGAAGTTAAAAATATAAAACTCGGCACCATTTATAACCCAAATGATACTATTCTGAGGCGCATTGAAGAAAGAAGTTTTTCTTCAAAATGGTTTATACCAGCAATTGGCAGGGGGACTTCCAATGACGCGAATGCCGACCCCCTTGAACAAATTCGCTCTGGTCGGGCTGACGTTGTTTTAATATCTCCTCCAGGTGGTCTTACAAAAGACATCGAACGCGGCGAGCGTAACGTTCAACTTTTAATAGATGCATCAAATGTTATTCGTGCACAAAGTATCGAGCGTTACATGCAATCAATCATCAATGAAGTTCTTCGTGATGAATTTCAATTGACGGTAACGTCACCCGTTATCTTCGATGTGCGAATTCTTTATAATCCTTCACTTGAAAGTGCAATTTTCATGGTACCCGGGACCCTAGCGATGATTTTATGTATTGTAACGATTCTTCTGACAAGCATGTCCATCGCCAGAGAAAAAGAAATGGGAACATTTGAAATGATTATTTCAGCTCCGGTCAAAACCTGGGAAGTCCTTCTCGGAAAAACGATACCATTTATTATCATTGGGATGATTAATGCGGCCTCGATTTTCATGTTTGCTATTTTGGTATTTAAAGTCCCGATGAAGGGATTTTATTGGCACCTTGCCATCGCAACATTTTCATTTATTGTGACCACAGTTAGTATTGGGACACTCATTTCAACGTTCGCCAAAAACCAACAGCAGGCAATGATGGGTGGCTTTATCTTTTTGCTGCTTTCAAATCTTTTGGCTGGAATTATGTTTCCTATTGATAATATGCCCGTATTTATGAAAGTTGCGGCGTATATGAATCCGATGACTTATTTCGTTAGGCTTGTTCGAAACATTATGCTTAAAGGCGGATCGCCAGAGCTGATCTGGAGCTACATTGGAATTTTGGTATTAATGGCAGTCTTAACCGCGATAGTGAGCTACAAGCGATTTCATCATACATTGGATTAA
- a CDS encoding chalcone isomerase family protein, producing the protein MSVHLKEFKLMSLLLAVFFSTNAFASDSEEFKFPNETVVESEKLILNGQAIRKVTIFNIKVMMVGLYLKTKSDNSEQILLSKTLKQIQIRFLRNIASEKISGMLREQLVKKCLSECIALKSKADHLGQMMIDFKAGDSLTFIFSNEEVKLLTNNNASGTIQGKHFSNALLSLWIGDNPIDDSLRRGLLGAF; encoded by the coding sequence ATGTCAGTACATCTAAAAGAATTTAAACTCATGAGTCTTCTGCTTGCAGTTTTTTTTTCAACCAACGCCTTTGCTAGTGATTCTGAAGAATTCAAATTCCCAAATGAAACTGTGGTTGAAAGTGAAAAACTAATTCTCAATGGCCAAGCGATTCGGAAAGTGACAATTTTTAACATTAAGGTGATGATGGTCGGTCTTTATTTAAAAACAAAATCTGATAATTCGGAGCAGATTCTTTTAAGTAAAACTTTAAAGCAAATTCAGATACGATTTCTAAGAAATATTGCATCTGAAAAAATATCAGGAATGTTGCGAGAGCAGTTGGTAAAAAAGTGTCTGAGTGAATGCATTGCCTTAAAATCTAAAGCTGATCATCTTGGTCAAATGATGATTGATTTTAAGGCTGGAGACTCACTCACTTTTATTTTCTCAAACGAAGAAGTTAAGCTCCTAACAAACAATAACGCTTCTGGGACGATTCAGGGTAAACATTTTTCCAATGCGCTGCTCTCTCTTTGGATCGGTGACAATCCAATTGATGATAGCCTCAGAAGAGGACTACTTGGTGCATTTTAA